From the Pseudoalteromonas tunicata genome, one window contains:
- the queA gene encoding tRNA preQ1(34) S-adenosylmethionine ribosyltransferase-isomerase QueA, whose product MRVADFNFDLPDELIARFPKEERTSSRLLKMNGNSGEIEHCVFSDIINFIGPKDLLVFNNTKVIPARMFGQKASGGKIEVLIERVLDEHRVLAHVRASKSPKAGALLILENSAEATMVQRHGELFELKFHGDNNVLDILENIGHMPLPPYIDRPDNESDRKRYQTVYGEKPGAVAAPTAGLHFDEKLMADLKAKGVEMAFVTLHVGAGTFQPVRAQTVDEHVMHSEYIEVPDDVVAAIVKTKARGGRVIAVGTTSVRSLESAAKQSQGELKSYFGDTDIFIYPGYQFQVIDAMITNFHLPESTLIMLVSAFAGQENIMNAYNVAIAEQYRFFSYGDAMFLERKTN is encoded by the coding sequence ATGCGTGTTGCAGACTTTAACTTTGATTTGCCAGATGAGTTGATTGCTCGTTTTCCAAAAGAGGAGCGTACTAGCAGTCGCTTACTTAAAATGAATGGCAATTCTGGTGAGATTGAACATTGCGTTTTTAGCGATATTATTAACTTCATTGGTCCAAAAGACTTATTAGTTTTTAACAATACCAAAGTAATTCCTGCACGTATGTTTGGCCAAAAAGCATCGGGCGGCAAAATCGAGGTGTTGATTGAGCGGGTATTAGATGAGCACCGAGTGCTTGCTCATGTGCGTGCTAGTAAATCACCAAAAGCAGGCGCATTACTTATTTTAGAAAATAGTGCCGAAGCAACCATGGTTCAGCGTCATGGCGAATTATTTGAACTGAAGTTTCATGGTGATAATAATGTACTTGATATTCTTGAAAATATTGGCCACATGCCTTTGCCGCCTTATATCGATAGACCCGATAATGAAAGTGATCGTAAACGTTATCAAACTGTTTATGGCGAAAAGCCAGGGGCGGTTGCAGCGCCAACTGCAGGGCTGCATTTTGATGAAAAGCTGATGGCTGATTTAAAAGCCAAAGGGGTTGAAATGGCTTTTGTTACCTTGCATGTGGGTGCAGGAACATTTCAGCCTGTACGTGCTCAAACAGTCGATGAACATGTGATGCATTCAGAATATATCGAAGTGCCAGATGATGTGGTGGCTGCGATTGTTAAAACTAAAGCCCGTGGTGGTCGAGTTATTGCTGTTGGTACTACGTCGGTGCGCTCGTTAGAGTCAGCAGCTAAACAATCACAAGGTGAGCTCAAAAGCTATTTTGGCGATACCGATATCTTTATCTATCCGGGATATCAATTCCAAGTGATTGATGCAATGATCACTAATTTCCACTTGCCTGAGTCGACCTTAATCATGCTCGTCAGTGCATTTGCTGGGCAAGAAAACATTATGAATGCTTATAATGTTGCAATTGCTGAGCAGTATCGCTTTTTCTCTTATGGTGATGCGATGTTTTTAGAGCGCAAAACTAACTAA
- the yajC gene encoding preprotein translocase subunit YajC: MSLFMSNAYAADAPAAAGGGMEMLIMLAIFGLVFYFLIYRPQAKRVKDHKDLMGALAKGDEVLTSGGLVGKISKVADDKDFVVIALNDQTQVTVQKGAISAVLPKGTMKAL; encoded by the coding sequence ATGAGTTTATTTATGTCGAATGCTTATGCCGCAGATGCTCCTGCAGCTGCTGGTGGTGGAATGGAAATGCTAATCATGTTAGCTATTTTCGGTTTAGTATTTTATTTCTTAATCTACCGCCCACAAGCAAAACGTGTCAAAGATCATAAAGATCTAATGGGCGCGCTGGCTAAAGGTGATGAAGTATTAACCAGTGGTGGTTTAGTTGGTAAAATTTCTAAAGTTGCTGATGACAAAGATTTTGTTGTGATTGCCTTAAACGACCAAACTCAAGTTACTGTTCAAAAAGGTGCGATTTCAGCGGTATTGCCGAAAGGCACAATGAAAGCATTATAA
- the secF gene encoding protein translocase subunit SecF, translated as MQLLRVKDTIDFMSIRKLTMAFSALLIVISIISMAVRGLNFGLDFTGGTAVEVGFSQAADIDKVRGSLESSGFADASVQLFGSSQEILVRLAPRGADVTAVMIGNDMMTAIQQVYPDAQMRRIEFVGPSVGEDLKEQGGLAMLTALICILIYVAMRFEWRFAVGAVLALGHDVIITMGLFSILGLEFDLTVLAAILAVIGYSLNDTIVVSDRIRENFRKVRIDDTIEIINISLTQTLNRTLMTSMTTLVVLVALFIWGGQIIHGFATALLIGVFIGTYSSVYVASSIAISLGISKEDLIPVEVEKEGAEFDNMP; from the coding sequence ATGCAACTTTTAAGAGTTAAAGACACAATCGATTTTATGTCGATACGCAAATTAACAATGGCATTTTCTGCCTTGTTGATTGTTATCTCTATTATTTCGATGGCAGTTCGCGGTCTAAATTTTGGTTTAGATTTTACCGGCGGTACCGCCGTTGAGGTTGGCTTTTCACAAGCTGCGGATATAGACAAAGTGCGTGGCTCGCTCGAAAGCAGCGGTTTTGCTGATGCTTCGGTGCAGTTATTTGGTTCAAGCCAAGAAATCCTTGTTCGTTTAGCGCCACGTGGTGCTGATGTAACAGCGGTAATGATTGGCAATGATATGATGACTGCGATTCAACAGGTTTATCCTGATGCACAAATGCGTCGTATTGAGTTTGTAGGCCCAAGCGTAGGTGAAGACTTAAAAGAGCAAGGTGGTTTAGCTATGCTAACAGCCTTGATCTGTATCTTGATTTACGTTGCGATGCGTTTTGAATGGCGTTTTGCGGTTGGTGCCGTACTTGCACTTGGACATGACGTTATTATCACCATGGGGTTGTTTTCGATTTTAGGTTTGGAGTTTGATTTAACTGTGCTTGCTGCTATTTTGGCGGTAATCGGTTATTCGCTTAATGATACCATTGTTGTATCAGACCGTATTCGTGAAAACTTCCGAAAAGTACGCATCGATGACACCATTGAAATCATTAATATTTCACTGACACAAACGTTAAATCGTACCTTGATGACCTCAATGACAACGCTTGTGGTATTAGTGGCGTTATTTATTTGGGGTGGTCAAATTATCCATGGTTTTGCTACTGCGTTATTGATCGGTGTATTCATAGGTACTTACTCTTCGGTTTATGTGGCAAGTTCAATTGCTATCAGCTTAGGGATCAGTAAAGAAGATTTGATCCCTGTTGAAGTTGAAAAAGAAGGTGCTGAATTTGATAACATGCCGTAA
- a CDS encoding response regulator transcription factor, protein MIIKRHHVVIVEDDPLLNRVLAINFEQKNYQVSAFIRGSTVIEFIQNSKNHKFGPVDLIICDISLSDISGYELMNQLKDNSSIGKIMISMYGSEQNRIKAFHCGTDDFVTKPINPEELYLRSQALMRRIKPVEYGNRSISVLDMLLDMETMQLSKGSESVLLSKLEQQLLIHLIAYQGKVVSKAKLQQLLGNSEHAEGRSLDMLVVRLRKKMLNISELGKVIVTVRGEGFLLITS, encoded by the coding sequence ATGATAATTAAACGTCACCATGTTGTAATTGTTGAGGATGACCCTCTACTGAATCGTGTTTTAGCGATCAATTTTGAGCAAAAAAACTATCAAGTAAGTGCTTTTATTCGAGGTAGTACAGTGATTGAGTTTATTCAAAATAGTAAGAACCATAAATTTGGCCCAGTTGATTTAATTATCTGTGATATTTCCTTATCTGATATTTCAGGTTATGAGCTAATGAATCAACTAAAAGATAACTCATCAATAGGTAAAATTATGATTTCGATGTATGGCTCTGAACAAAATAGAATTAAAGCTTTCCACTGTGGGACAGATGATTTTGTTACTAAACCCATAAATCCTGAAGAGCTTTACTTAAGAAGCCAGGCATTGATGCGCCGCATTAAGCCTGTTGAATATGGGAATCGCTCTATTAGTGTTTTGGATATGTTACTTGATATGGAGACTATGCAGCTTTCAAAAGGAAGTGAGTCTGTCTTATTATCTAAACTTGAGCAGCAGTTACTCATTCATTTAATTGCATATCAAGGCAAAGTAGTAAGTAAAGCTAAGTTACAGCAGTTACTTGGTAACTCTGAGCACGCTGAAGGTCGCTCACTCGATATGTTAGTCGTTCGCCTGAGAAAAAAAATGTTAAATATAAGTGAACTAGGAAAGGTCATAGTAACCGTTAGGGGGGAGGGATTTTTACTTATAACGAGTTAG
- a CDS encoding substrate-binding periplasmic protein, with amino-acid sequence MKLLIAMAVLGLMSITIPVAANVVNVAQEQRILYQRDIYLIEVLEQALKAANYSAELNFVAVHPHQQRTLLMLSQGEVDIHWGMTSTAREQLATAIKVPLFKGLIGWRVLLINQEYGAQFAAINDASQLKSLKALQGHDWPDTKILTQNGYTVLAQANYEQMFKLLALGRGDYFPRSVIEVHSELAARKDLPLMIEPHLLLKYPTAFYFFVNKEKVELSAALQTGLTTMLNNGEFDAIFTRYFAQYLNKLKLDTRNTFELENINVSEPLLATDDFLH; translated from the coding sequence ATGAAATTATTAATTGCGATGGCGGTGCTAGGGTTGATGAGCATCACAATACCCGTAGCGGCTAATGTGGTTAACGTCGCTCAAGAGCAACGCATTCTTTATCAACGAGATATTTACCTGATCGAAGTATTAGAGCAGGCCCTTAAAGCTGCCAATTATTCAGCAGAACTGAATTTTGTCGCAGTGCACCCGCATCAACAACGTACCTTATTAATGCTAAGCCAAGGTGAGGTTGATATCCATTGGGGCATGACTAGCACAGCCCGTGAGCAGCTTGCCACGGCAATCAAAGTCCCCTTATTTAAAGGTTTAATTGGCTGGCGAGTATTATTAATTAATCAAGAGTACGGCGCTCAATTTGCAGCAATTAACGATGCATCACAACTCAAATCACTAAAAGCCCTGCAAGGACATGATTGGCCAGATACTAAAATACTGACTCAAAATGGCTACACCGTTTTAGCACAGGCAAATTATGAACAAATGTTTAAGTTGTTAGCGCTTGGGCGAGGTGATTATTTTCCGCGTTCAGTGATTGAGGTGCATTCAGAGCTTGCGGCGCGTAAAGACTTACCGCTAATGATTGAGCCTCATTTATTACTCAAATATCCAACGGCATTTTATTTCTTTGTCAATAAAGAAAAAGTCGAACTGTCAGCTGCACTGCAAACTGGTTTAACGACCATGTTGAACAATGGCGAATTTGATGCCATTTTCACGCGTTATTTTGCGCAATATCTTAATAAATTAAAATTGGATACGCGCAATACATTTGAGCTAGAAAACATTAATGTTTCAGAACCATTGTTAGCTACAGATGATTTTTTACATTAA
- a CDS encoding response regulator yields the protein MLDPKSLTFIASFTAFISALYFIPVWRVNRFISGVSEWTLSIFSFAIALFLLSLQTEVHFFYSIILANHFLLLAFVLSLIGSLSFFDVPIKRGWMYCSYFILFTPLFSYFVFIDNNVNARIILVSAMWLMSQLIVLVALRKSNLILSKISRAVYISVSIYIIVLMFFRIYLCTIGSGVENFLAPNTLNIVTSLAGFLVPYGLVLSFSFLCNDRKEFELNRLKLKAEQELDQKSKFLAAFSHEIRTPLNGIVGLARLMHSRMYSDEDKKDCETIIQTGIHLGEFSSYVLQSAQVEHHSHRESETIALLPWLMQLLNLVKSKEKALCLTVELNYTLSKDFTVSTDTLFLRHILVNLLDNSIKYTEHGFIRLSVSISETNLFFEILDSGIGIPKGEINNLIQPFTWASNHGWQDGAGLGLALSQDMLTQVGSTLKISSKEGKGSSFSFNFPYIEQPVVEKKSQSINAIPSLRILLIEDIPLNQKVTKGLLEIDNHLVTIAESGEKAMHEIEKQSFDFIFLDMNLPDINGERLFEYFKSLKLTSQVIALTARVDYQSRLRYQEIGLQHVLAKPVDIDMLRNTLNSLVNLNYKFQGNNSQELFNKEVFRYLRQVLSVSEIIVEVSLLKIEVLALIEGISNVTDTEHLLKQISLHKIANKTAQFGLTAVSKTALDLELYHEVINEQQIIQLTVMFNESIVQLETIGLVDLQ from the coding sequence GTGTTAGATCCTAAATCATTAACCTTTATTGCTTCATTTACAGCGTTTATTAGCGCTCTTTATTTTATACCTGTTTGGCGAGTGAATAGGTTTATTTCTGGTGTGTCGGAATGGACTTTAAGTATTTTTAGTTTCGCTATTGCCCTGTTCTTATTATCTTTACAAACTGAAGTTCATTTTTTTTATAGCATCATCCTAGCAAATCATTTTTTATTATTGGCTTTTGTTTTATCTCTGATTGGCAGTTTATCTTTTTTTGACGTGCCAATAAAAAGAGGTTGGATGTATTGTTCTTATTTTATTTTATTTACGCCTCTGTTTAGCTACTTCGTTTTTATTGATAACAATGTTAATGCTCGTATTATCCTCGTAAGTGCTATGTGGTTAATGAGTCAGTTAATTGTTCTGGTAGCACTTAGGAAAAGTAACTTAATCTTATCTAAAATCAGTCGAGCCGTTTATATTTCAGTGAGTATTTACATCATTGTATTGATGTTTTTTAGGATTTATTTGTGCACTATCGGCAGTGGCGTTGAAAATTTTTTAGCGCCGAATACTCTTAATATTGTTACATCTCTCGCTGGTTTCCTTGTGCCTTATGGCTTAGTACTTAGCTTTAGCTTCTTATGTAATGATAGAAAAGAGTTTGAATTAAATAGGTTAAAACTCAAAGCTGAGCAAGAGCTTGATCAAAAATCAAAATTTCTTGCCGCATTTAGTCATGAAATTCGAACGCCATTAAACGGTATTGTAGGTCTAGCTCGGTTGATGCATTCAAGGATGTACAGTGATGAGGATAAAAAGGATTGTGAAACTATCATTCAAACAGGGATTCATTTAGGGGAGTTTTCTTCCTATGTATTGCAATCAGCTCAAGTTGAACATCATTCACACAGAGAGAGTGAAACGATCGCTTTATTACCTTGGTTGATGCAGTTATTGAATTTAGTCAAAAGCAAAGAAAAAGCACTTTGTTTAACCGTTGAGCTTAATTATACCTTGAGCAAGGATTTTACGGTGTCGACAGATACGCTGTTTTTACGACATATTTTGGTTAATTTACTCGATAATTCAATTAAATATACCGAGCATGGTTTCATTAGGTTGTCGGTTAGTATTTCTGAAACTAATTTGTTTTTTGAAATATTAGATTCTGGAATTGGTATCCCTAAAGGTGAAATAAATAACCTAATACAACCTTTTACATGGGCTTCAAACCACGGATGGCAGGACGGAGCGGGTTTAGGATTAGCCTTATCCCAAGATATGCTAACTCAAGTTGGAAGTACCCTAAAAATCTCTAGTAAAGAAGGGAAAGGCAGTTCATTTAGTTTTAATTTTCCTTATATTGAACAGCCTGTAGTGGAAAAAAAATCGCAAAGTATCAATGCTATACCATCTTTAAGGATCTTGTTAATTGAGGACATTCCACTAAATCAAAAAGTAACCAAAGGTCTTCTTGAGATCGATAACCACTTAGTAACGATTGCTGAAAGTGGGGAAAAAGCGATGCATGAGATTGAAAAACAAAGTTTTGATTTCATTTTTTTGGATATGAATTTACCTGATATTAATGGAGAGCGTTTATTTGAATATTTTAAATCGCTCAAGCTTACCAGCCAAGTGATAGCTCTTACAGCTAGAGTCGACTATCAGTCCCGTTTAAGATATCAAGAGATAGGCTTGCAGCATGTTTTAGCAAAACCAGTTGATATTGATATGCTCAGAAATACACTTAATAGCTTAGTTAATTTAAACTATAAATTTCAGGGTAATAACTCGCAAGAGCTGTTTAATAAAGAGGTTTTTCGCTACTTGAGACAGGTTTTGTCTGTTTCTGAAATTATCGTTGAAGTTTCACTGCTAAAGATTGAAGTGCTTGCACTAATTGAGGGTATCTCTAATGTTACCGACACCGAGCATTTGTTAAAGCAAATATCACTGCATAAAATCGCGAATAAAACAGCTCAATTCGGCTTAACAGCTGTATCTAAAACTGCATTAGATCTAGAACTTTATCATGAGGTAATAAATGAACAACAAATTATACAACTGACAGTAATGTTTAATGAGTCAATTGTGCAATTAGAAACAATAGGTTTGGTGGATCTACAATGA
- the tgt gene encoding tRNA guanosine(34) transglycosylase Tgt, which yields MKFELDCTDGKARRGRLIFDRGVVETPAFMPVGTYGTVKGMTPEEVKETGAHICLGNTFHLMLRPGTEIVKMHGDLHDFMHWDKPILTDSGGFQVFSLGDLRKITEEGVLFRSPVNGEKIMLSPEKSMEVQRDLGSDIVMIFDECTPYPATEKEAKDSMELSLRWAKRSKDAHAENPAALFGIIQGGMYPELRAISQQGLEDIGFDGYALGGLSVGEPKEDMVNILDHCAYKMPENKPRYLMGVGKPEDIVEAVRRGIDMFDCVMPTRNARNGHLFVTEGVIKIRNAAHKTDPGPLDPHCDCQTCKNYSRAYLHHLDKCNEILGARLNTIHNLRYYQRLMEGLRNAIALGELDTFVVDFYAKIGKPVPELKQV from the coding sequence ATGAAATTTGAATTAGATTGTACCGATGGTAAAGCCCGTCGTGGTCGCCTTATTTTTGATCGCGGTGTAGTAGAAACACCTGCATTTATGCCTGTGGGTACTTACGGTACTGTAAAAGGTATGACGCCAGAAGAAGTTAAAGAAACCGGAGCGCATATTTGTTTGGGTAATACCTTTCATTTAATGCTGCGTCCTGGCACTGAAATTGTGAAAATGCACGGTGATTTACATGACTTTATGCATTGGGATAAACCAATTTTAACTGATTCAGGCGGCTTTCAAGTTTTTAGCTTAGGTGATTTACGCAAAATCACTGAAGAAGGTGTGTTGTTTCGCTCACCGGTTAATGGTGAGAAAATCATGTTATCGCCTGAAAAATCAATGGAAGTACAACGTGATCTAGGTTCAGACATCGTTATGATTTTTGATGAATGTACGCCATACCCAGCAACTGAAAAAGAAGCGAAGGATTCAATGGAATTATCGCTACGCTGGGCAAAACGTTCAAAAGATGCGCATGCTGAAAATCCAGCTGCGTTATTTGGTATCATTCAAGGTGGTATGTATCCTGAGCTTCGTGCTATTTCACAGCAAGGTTTAGAAGACATTGGTTTTGATGGTTATGCTTTAGGTGGTTTATCGGTTGGCGAACCAAAAGAAGACATGGTGAATATTCTTGACCATTGCGCTTATAAAATGCCTGAGAACAAACCGCGCTATTTAATGGGTGTTGGTAAGCCTGAGGATATCGTTGAAGCGGTTCGCCGTGGTATTGATATGTTTGATTGCGTAATGCCAACCCGAAATGCTCGTAACGGCCATTTATTCGTTACCGAAGGCGTAATTAAAATCCGTAATGCTGCACATAAAACAGATCCAGGTCCACTCGATCCGCATTGTGATTGTCAAACGTGTAAAAATTATTCTCGTGCCTATTTACATCACTTAGATAAATGTAATGAGATCTTAGGTGCTCGTTTAAATACCATTCATAACTTACGTTATTATCAACGTTTGATGGAAGGGTTAAGAAATGCGATTGCATTAGGTGAACTTGATACATTCGTTGTTGATTTCTATGCGAAAATTGGCAAGCCTGTTCCTGAATTAAAACAAGTTTAA
- the secD gene encoding protein translocase subunit SecD, producing the protein MNKYPVWKYLLVLVVLAAGLLYATPNLYGRDPAIQITGARGASADLAVLDKINIVLKDNKIETKSAVLENDQVLVRFKNVEAQLQAQDLLRDSLGDGYITAINMSPSTPQWLKSLGGSPMKLGLDLSGGVHFTMEVDMKTAIENSLEQMDQDFRSDLREQKIRYKTVRRVAGADEIQILLRDQETKDQAERFLKDRYRDLLFVDDRSNEFGLVASMTEQKLKATRDYAIKQNETIIRNRVNQIGVAEPNVQRQGAERIIVQLPGIQDTARAKEILGATATLEFREVDESADVRDAVAGRVPPGSEIIMARQGYPVLLKKNLILAGSHITGAQSGNDEYQRPQVNISLDSKGGSKMAAYTKNAIGKRMATVFTEYKPSGKVDENGKALPPIKVEEVINVATIQARLGRSFRITGIDNPAEAHNLSMLLRAGALVAPIQIVEERTVGPSLGAENIEKGFTAVALGFIFVLVLMLLYYKAFGLVANLALAANLVLIVGVMSLIPDAALTLPGIAGIVLTVGMAVDANVLIFERIREELEDGRSPQQAIHHGYDSAFSTIFDANITTLIAAVILFAVGTGPIAGFAVTLAIGIVTSMFTAIIGTRAVVNLVWGGKRLDKLSI; encoded by the coding sequence GTGAATAAGTACCCTGTATGGAAGTACTTATTGGTTTTAGTGGTACTGGCAGCGGGCTTGTTATATGCCACTCCAAATCTGTATGGTCGTGATCCGGCCATTCAGATTACTGGAGCGCGCGGCGCAAGCGCAGATCTAGCTGTATTAGATAAAATCAATATCGTATTAAAAGATAACAAGATTGAAACAAAATCTGCTGTATTAGAAAACGATCAAGTATTAGTTCGTTTTAAAAATGTCGAAGCGCAACTACAAGCGCAAGACTTATTACGCGATAGCCTAGGTGATGGCTATATTACTGCGATTAATATGTCTCCTTCTACTCCGCAATGGCTTAAAAGCTTAGGCGGCTCTCCAATGAAACTTGGCCTTGACTTAAGTGGTGGTGTGCATTTCACCATGGAAGTTGATATGAAAACCGCGATTGAAAATTCACTTGAACAAATGGATCAAGATTTCCGTAGCGATTTACGTGAGCAAAAAATTCGTTATAAAACGGTTCGCCGTGTTGCGGGCGCTGATGAAATTCAAATTTTATTACGTGACCAAGAAACAAAAGATCAAGCAGAGCGTTTCTTAAAAGACCGCTACCGTGATTTGCTTTTTGTTGACGATCGTAGCAACGAATTTGGTTTAGTGGCCAGCATGACTGAGCAAAAATTAAAAGCGACGCGTGATTATGCAATTAAGCAAAATGAAACCATTATTCGTAACCGTGTAAATCAAATTGGTGTTGCTGAGCCAAATGTACAGCGCCAGGGTGCTGAACGCATCATTGTACAGCTGCCAGGTATTCAAGATACCGCACGTGCGAAAGAGATTTTAGGTGCCACTGCTACGCTAGAATTCCGTGAAGTAGACGAATCTGCCGATGTGCGTGATGCAGTTGCAGGGCGAGTGCCACCTGGTAGTGAAATTATCATGGCACGCCAAGGTTATCCGGTATTACTGAAAAAGAATTTAATTTTAGCCGGTAGTCACATTACGGGGGCGCAGTCGGGTAACGATGAGTATCAACGTCCGCAAGTGAACATTTCACTTGATAGTAAAGGCGGCTCAAAAATGGCTGCGTATACAAAAAATGCGATTGGTAAGCGTATGGCCACTGTATTCACTGAATATAAGCCGTCAGGAAAAGTCGACGAAAATGGTAAAGCATTACCACCAATTAAAGTTGAAGAAGTGATTAACGTTGCAACGATTCAGGCGCGTTTAGGTCGCTCTTTCCGTATTACGGGCATTGATAATCCAGCTGAAGCGCATAACTTAAGTATGTTACTTCGCGCAGGTGCTTTAGTTGCGCCAATTCAAATCGTTGAAGAGCGTACGGTAGGTCCAAGCCTTGGTGCTGAAAACATTGAAAAAGGTTTCACTGCTGTGGCACTTGGTTTTATTTTTGTATTAGTGCTCATGCTACTTTATTACAAAGCGTTTGGTTTAGTGGCTAACTTAGCACTTGCAGCAAACTTAGTATTAATAGTTGGTGTAATGTCACTTATTCCTGATGCTGCGCTGACCTTACCTGGTATTGCTGGTATCGTACTAACTGTTGGTATGGCAGTTGATGCCAACGTACTTATTTTTGAACGTATTCGTGAAGAACTTGAAGATGGACGTAGTCCACAGCAAGCTATTCATCATGGTTACGACAGTGCCTTTAGTACAATTTTTGATGCCAATATCACCACGTTAATTGCAGCAGTTATTCTATTTGCTGTAGGAACGGGTCCTATTGCCGGTTTTGCAGTTACATTAGCAATCGGTATTGTGACATCAATGTTTACAGCTATTATTGGTACGCGTGCTGTAGTTAACTTAGTCTGGGGCGGTAAACGCCTGGATAAATTGTCTATCTAG
- a CDS encoding bifunctional diguanylate cyclase/phosphodiesterase, with the protein MKLNGAHLLVQLLTEQNISTVFQPIFDLANSCILGYEALSRGPKGHPLEFPNQLFLAAEQQGKVSELELLCRKKAIENFALLGLSGKLFLNVSPRTLLDPKHPKGETQHLLEQHGLSAAQVVIEVTEQDEVPNHQLLQQTLAYYRELGFSIAIDDLGAGHSGLRKWSELQPDIIKIDKYFIDHCHQSIVKKEFLKSIIDLAKATNTQVIAEGIEHQEELDLLTGLGVSLAQGFLLERPSIEPSRLFSSDLLAKQALKQQNSPELDDQTIGLLVETQQAIFASTHCAAAQTCFEKNKGLISLAVLNEQQQPVGMLHRDQLAELFAAPYGHALYDKKSVTRVMDTQPLIVDKLDTLDMVSQQITDFDFDIRRHILVTEHQTYLGVVPLRKILKHITDQKVRHAQHANPLTMLPGNVAITEAIELRLRRQQNFFLAYVDLNHFKQFNDLYGYASGDAVIKLLADVISDSCDPANSFVGHIGGDDFMVIFDGTDAWHTCQLIIKEFERRSQSFFTPEHIAAGGYWAPNREGQEQFVPLLTLSIGLVNPDLAFCENSHQVSALATDAKKEAKRYRQSYLFLCHRRKPATPIVRMRLASGAD; encoded by the coding sequence GTGAAATTAAATGGCGCTCATTTGTTAGTGCAACTATTAACAGAGCAAAATATTAGCACTGTATTCCAGCCTATTTTTGATTTAGCAAATAGCTGTATTTTAGGGTATGAAGCCTTATCGCGCGGGCCAAAAGGGCATCCGCTTGAGTTTCCTAACCAACTCTTTTTAGCGGCAGAGCAGCAAGGTAAAGTGTCTGAACTTGAATTGCTTTGCCGGAAAAAAGCGATAGAAAATTTTGCATTGCTTGGGTTAAGTGGAAAGTTATTTTTGAATGTAAGCCCAAGAACTTTACTCGATCCTAAGCATCCTAAAGGTGAAACTCAGCACTTGCTTGAACAGCATGGTTTAAGTGCCGCGCAGGTGGTTATTGAAGTGACAGAGCAAGATGAAGTGCCTAATCATCAGCTATTACAGCAAACGTTGGCCTATTACCGCGAGCTTGGATTTTCTATCGCGATAGATGATTTAGGTGCAGGGCATTCTGGCTTAAGAAAATGGTCAGAACTACAACCTGATATTATTAAAATTGATAAATACTTTATTGATCATTGCCACCAAAGTATTGTAAAAAAAGAGTTTTTAAAATCTATCATCGATTTAGCCAAAGCAACAAATACCCAAGTGATTGCCGAAGGCATTGAGCATCAAGAAGAATTAGATTTACTGACAGGGTTGGGCGTGAGTTTAGCGCAAGGCTTTTTACTTGAAAGGCCAAGCATAGAGCCATCAAGACTGTTTTCTAGCGATTTACTCGCAAAGCAAGCGCTTAAGCAGCAAAATTCCCCCGAACTAGATGATCAAACCATAGGTTTATTGGTTGAAACTCAGCAAGCTATTTTTGCATCAACTCACTGCGCCGCAGCGCAAACTTGTTTTGAGAAAAATAAAGGTTTAATTAGTTTAGCTGTGCTAAATGAGCAGCAGCAACCGGTTGGCATGTTACATCGTGACCAGCTTGCAGAGCTTTTTGCAGCACCTTATGGTCATGCTTTGTATGATAAAAAAAGTGTTACACGAGTGATGGATACACAACCTTTGATTGTCGATAAACTTGATACACTTGATATGGTAAGTCAACAAATTACCGATTTTGATTTTGATATTCGTCGCCATATTTTAGTGACTGAACATCAAACTTATTTGGGCGTGGTACCACTGCGTAAAATATTAAAACATATCACAGACCAAAAAGTACGCCATGCACAACACGCCAATCCTTTGACTATGTTACCCGGTAATGTGGCCATCACTGAAGCAATTGAACTGCGGTTAAGAAGGCAGCAAAATTTCTTTTTAGCTTATGTCGACTTGAATCATTTTAAGCAGTTTAATGACCTATATGGGTATGCCAGTGGTGATGCAGTGATTAAGTTACTTGCGGATGTAATTAGTGATAGTTGTGATCCTGCAAATAGCTTTGTGGGGCATATTGGCGGCGATGATTTTATGGTGATTTTTGATGGTACAGATGCTTGGCATACCTGTCAGCTAATCATCAAAGAGTTTGAACGACGCTCACAAAGTTTTTTTACCCCTGAGCATATTGCAGCTGGCGGTTACTGGGCGCCAAATCGTGAAGGGCAGGAACAATTTGTGCCATTACTGACCTTGTCTATTGGTTTGGTGAATCCTGATTTAGCTTTTTGTGAAAATAGTCATCAAGTTTCAGCGCTTGCCACGGATGCTAAAAAAGAAGCAAAACGCTATCGACAAAGTTACCTATTTCTATGTCATCGGCGAAAACCAGCGACTCCCATTGTTCGAATGCGCTTAGCCAGTGGAGCCGATTAA